Proteins co-encoded in one Bradyrhizobium sp. 170 genomic window:
- a CDS encoding glutathione S-transferase family protein, with amino-acid sequence MGNVTVYGFPVSTFVNIVRLVLTEKGVPFTFCDLEQEMGSPRHLALHPFNRVPILDHDGFVTYETSAIAAYVDQAFDGPRLQPDDARERARMNRWISALNNYYYPYIAYHLSHERLIYPALGIAPDEKVVAAALPKIAIGLDVMENDLDPGRKFLVNDRPTLADFFMLPTMTSLSLTPEGQQMLRSKPRIAAWRAAMEALPSVVAVRAMVMPHVGRPVEHARQWVVDHRPRY; translated from the coding sequence ATGGGCAACGTCACTGTTTACGGCTTTCCGGTCAGCACCTTCGTGAACATCGTCCGGCTCGTGCTGACCGAGAAAGGCGTGCCGTTCACGTTCTGCGATCTGGAGCAGGAGATGGGCAGCCCACGCCATCTCGCGCTGCATCCGTTCAACCGCGTCCCGATTCTCGACCATGACGGGTTCGTGACCTACGAAACCTCCGCAATTGCAGCCTATGTCGATCAGGCGTTCGATGGACCGCGGCTTCAGCCCGACGACGCGCGAGAGCGGGCGCGGATGAACCGGTGGATCAGCGCGTTGAACAACTATTATTATCCCTACATTGCCTATCATCTCAGCCATGAGCGTTTGATCTACCCGGCTCTCGGCATCGCGCCGGATGAAAAGGTCGTCGCCGCCGCGCTGCCGAAGATCGCGATCGGCCTCGACGTCATGGAAAATGACCTCGATCCCGGCCGGAAATTCCTGGTCAATGACCGGCCAACGCTCGCCGACTTCTTCATGTTGCCGACGATGACGAGCCTCAGCCTCACGCCGGAAGGACAGCAGATGCTGCGCAGCAAACCACGCATCGCTGCGTGGCGTGCGGCCATGGAGGCGTTACCGAGCGTCGTTGCCGTGCGCGCGATGGTGATGCCTCACGTCGGAAGGCCCGTCGAACACGCGCGCCAATGGGTGGTCGATCATCGGCCGAGATACTAG